One Nocardioides luti DNA window includes the following coding sequences:
- a CDS encoding LacI family DNA-binding transcriptional regulator: MTRIPARVPSAPPTLADVAELAGVSRQTVSNAVNNPDLLRADTLERVQEAIDELGYSPNRAARNLRTRSSHLIGMRMNPAQEGTANATMDRFVHSLVETSREAGYHVLLFTGEHEDPLSGYDDLLRSTAVDAFVITDTYLGNPQATWLETRRAPFVAFGRPWGLPDAGHPWVDVDGAAGADLATTHLLDRGHQRIAWIGWRKDSFIGEDRRAGWSRALKARGLPTTGLASRVEDTVASGREASAVLLDDAHATAFVCASDTLAMGVLHTLAERGLVPGREISVVGFDDSQVAQVVPPGLTSVRQPLEQVAIEVVKALEGLLGHPPYVGPGVLLTPTLAMRGSS; this comes from the coding sequence ATGACCAGGATCCCCGCGCGGGTGCCCAGTGCCCCGCCGACGCTCGCCGACGTCGCGGAGCTGGCCGGCGTCTCGCGCCAGACCGTCTCCAACGCCGTCAACAATCCCGACCTCCTGCGCGCGGACACCCTCGAGCGCGTCCAGGAGGCCATCGACGAGCTCGGCTACTCCCCGAACCGCGCCGCCCGCAACCTCCGCACGCGGTCCTCGCACCTCATCGGGATGCGGATGAACCCCGCCCAGGAGGGCACCGCCAACGCCACGATGGACCGCTTCGTGCACTCGCTGGTCGAGACCTCGCGCGAGGCGGGCTACCACGTGCTGCTCTTCACCGGCGAGCACGAGGACCCGCTGTCGGGCTACGACGACCTGCTGCGCTCGACCGCGGTGGACGCCTTCGTCATCACCGACACCTACCTCGGCAACCCGCAGGCCACCTGGCTGGAGACCCGGCGGGCGCCGTTCGTCGCCTTCGGCCGGCCGTGGGGCCTGCCCGACGCCGGCCACCCGTGGGTCGACGTCGACGGTGCGGCCGGCGCCGACCTCGCCACCACCCACCTGCTCGACCGCGGCCACCAGCGGATCGCCTGGATCGGCTGGCGCAAGGACTCCTTCATCGGCGAGGACCGGCGCGCCGGCTGGAGCCGTGCGCTGAAGGCGCGCGGGCTGCCCACGACCGGGCTCGCCTCGCGTGTCGAGGACACCGTGGCCAGCGGCCGCGAGGCCTCGGCCGTGCTCCTCGACGACGCCCACGCCACCGCCTTCGTGTGCGCCTCGGACACCCTGGCGATGGGGGTGCTGCACACGCTCGCCGAGCGCGGGCTGGTCCCCGGCCGCGAGATCTCGGTCGTCGGCTTCGACGACTCGCAGGTCGCCCAGGTCGTGCCGCCCGGCCTCACCTCGGTGCGCCAGCCGCTCGAGCAGGTCGCCATCGAGGTCGTCAAAGCGCTCGAGGGCCTGCTCGGCCACCCGCCGTACGTCGGTCCCGGGGTGCTGCTGACGCCGACGCTCGCGATGCGCGGGAGCTCCTAG
- a CDS encoding methyltransferase domain-containing protein, producing MSRPSPGARPSPNIWNHPATYETENRAVDPDGALEAAMRARADWSARVVLDVGCGTGFHLPRFAADAASVTGVEPHPDLVALARRRTRSSTTVTVLQGTAQALPVPDASVDVVHARWAYFFGPGCEPGLAELDRVVRRGGTAFVIDNDPTRSTFGGWFRRGYPEVDPDVVERFWSRHGWTRTPVDIRWSFGSRADLEAVVRIELPGPVAEQALAGHDGTEVDYAINLWSKDF from the coding sequence GTGTCGCGGCCCAGCCCCGGCGCCCGACCGAGCCCGAACATCTGGAACCACCCCGCGACCTACGAGACCGAGAACCGCGCCGTCGATCCCGACGGCGCGCTCGAGGCCGCCATGCGCGCCCGCGCGGACTGGTCCGCGCGGGTCGTGCTCGACGTCGGGTGCGGCACCGGCTTCCACCTGCCGCGCTTCGCCGCCGACGCCGCGTCGGTGACCGGTGTGGAGCCACATCCCGACCTGGTCGCGCTGGCCCGCCGGCGTACCCGCTCGTCGACGACCGTCACCGTCCTCCAGGGCACCGCGCAGGCACTGCCCGTGCCCGACGCGTCGGTCGACGTCGTGCACGCCCGGTGGGCCTACTTCTTCGGGCCCGGTTGCGAGCCGGGCCTGGCCGAGCTGGACCGCGTCGTCCGCCGCGGCGGCACGGCGTTCGTCATCGACAACGACCCCACCCGCTCGACCTTCGGCGGGTGGTTCCGCCGGGGCTACCCCGAGGTGGACCCCGACGTGGTCGAGCGCTTCTGGTCGCGGCACGGCTGGACCCGCACCCCGGTCGACATCCGCTGGTCGTTCGGCTCGCGCGCCGACCTCGAGGCGGTGGTGCGCATCGAGCTTCCCGGCCCCGTCGCCGAGCAGGCGCTGGCCGGGCACGACGGCACCGAGGTGGACTACGCGATCAACCTCTGGTCGAAGGACTTCTAG
- a CDS encoding TIM barrel protein: MTRIGLSTASVYPESSAHAFGYAASLGYDAIEVMVGIDALSQQTSAVKQLIDHHEMPVSAIHAPCLLFTQRVWGTEPWGKLERSAEMAEAVGAEVVVVHPPFRWQKEYARDFVNGIAALEVSTGIAFAVENMYPWRASSRRGMEMYLPGWDPSEEPYANTTIDLSHAAIAKSDVVEMAERLGPRLRHVHLTDGSGSPKDEHLVPGRGAMGAAAFLRHLATTGFGGEIVVEINTRRCSNREERETDLRESLEFAREHFAVATP, from the coding sequence GTGACGCGCATCGGCCTCTCCACCGCCTCGGTCTACCCCGAGTCGTCGGCGCACGCCTTCGGGTACGCCGCCTCGCTGGGCTACGACGCGATCGAGGTGATGGTCGGCATCGACGCGCTCTCCCAGCAGACCTCGGCGGTCAAGCAGCTCATCGACCACCACGAGATGCCGGTCTCCGCGATCCACGCGCCCTGCCTGCTCTTCACCCAGCGGGTCTGGGGCACCGAGCCGTGGGGCAAGCTCGAGCGCTCCGCCGAGATGGCCGAGGCCGTCGGTGCCGAGGTGGTCGTCGTGCACCCGCCGTTCCGCTGGCAGAAGGAGTACGCCCGCGACTTCGTCAACGGCATCGCCGCCCTCGAGGTCTCCACCGGCATCGCCTTCGCCGTCGAGAACATGTACCCCTGGCGGGCCTCCTCGCGCCGCGGCATGGAGATGTACCTCCCCGGCTGGGACCCGTCCGAGGAGCCCTACGCCAACACCACGATCGACCTGTCGCACGCGGCGATCGCCAAGTCCGACGTCGTCGAGATGGCCGAGCGGCTCGGCCCCCGGCTGCGGCACGTGCACCTCACCGACGGCAGCGGCTCGCCGAAGGACGAGCACCTGGTGCCGGGGCGCGGCGCGATGGGCGCGGCGGCGTTCCTGCGCCACCTCGCGACGACGGGGTTCGGCGGCGAGATCGTCGTCGAGATCAACACCCGCCGGTGCAGCAACCGCGAGGAGCGGGAGACCGACCTGCGCGAGTCGCTGGAGTTCGCCCGCGAGCACTTCGCGGTGGCGACGCCGTGA
- a CDS encoding VOC family protein, with the protein MRLDHLSYAAGPDGLASTAQRIGGLLGRDFTDGGVHPRFGTRNMILPLADDTYLEIVEVLDHPASDKAPFGQAVRARSALGGGWLGWVVAVDDITSVEQRLGRESASGSRHRPDGTELRWKQIGVNGLIADPQLPFFIQWESTSDLHPSAGADAAYSLACLEIAGDPQRVSEWLGETVEAPLEDVKVEWVAPHGTPGIIAAQVQTPHGLVRL; encoded by the coding sequence ATGCGCTTGGACCATCTTTCTTACGCAGCAGGACCGGATGGCCTCGCCAGCACCGCCCAGCGCATCGGGGGACTGCTCGGCCGGGACTTCACCGACGGTGGCGTGCACCCACGCTTCGGTACCCGCAACATGATCCTGCCTCTGGCAGACGACACGTACCTCGAGATCGTCGAGGTTCTGGACCACCCCGCCTCCGACAAGGCGCCGTTCGGCCAGGCCGTCCGTGCCCGCTCCGCCCTCGGTGGCGGCTGGCTGGGCTGGGTCGTCGCGGTCGACGACATCACCAGCGTCGAGCAGCGCCTGGGCCGCGAGTCCGCCTCCGGCAGCCGGCACCGTCCCGACGGGACCGAGCTGCGCTGGAAGCAGATCGGCGTCAACGGCCTGATCGCGGACCCGCAGCTGCCGTTCTTCATCCAGTGGGAGAGCACCAGCGACCTGCACCCCAGCGCGGGCGCGGACGCGGCGTACTCCCTGGCCTGCCTGGAGATCGCCGGCGACCCGCAGCGGGTCAGCGAGTGGCTCGGCGAGACCGTCGAGGCACCGCTCGAGGACGTCAAGGTCGAGTGGGTCGCCCCGCACGGCACGCCCGGCATCATCGCCGCGCAGGTCCAGACCCCGCACGGGCTCGTCCGGCTCTAG
- a CDS encoding Ppx/GppA phosphatase family protein, translated as MRLGVLDIGSNTGHLLVVDAHGGAAPLPAYSYKEPLRLAEHLVDAGDDAGKVSQTGIDALTSFTAQALTVAEDKGCEDMLGFATSAVRDAVNSDEVLDHVHERTGVRIEVLAGEDEARLTFLAVRRWFGWSAGRLAVFDIGGGSLEIAGGSDEAPDVAWSLPLGAARLARSYFGGAQPDDEAIRQLRKEIRAEIARDAGNLLRAGRPDRAAASSKTFRSLARICGAAPSGDGPLVPRSLALDDLREWIPKLIAFPPEELADLPGVSPSRTHQIVPGALVAEACMDIFDLTELEICPWALREGVILERLDQISVLG; from the coding sequence ATGCGTCTGGGCGTCCTCGACATCGGCTCCAACACCGGTCACCTGCTGGTGGTGGACGCCCACGGGGGCGCCGCCCCGCTCCCGGCGTACTCCTACAAGGAGCCGCTGCGGCTGGCCGAGCACCTCGTCGACGCCGGGGACGACGCGGGGAAGGTCTCGCAGACCGGCATCGACGCGCTCACGTCGTTCACCGCGCAGGCGCTGACCGTCGCCGAGGACAAGGGCTGCGAGGACATGCTCGGCTTCGCCACGTCGGCGGTCCGCGACGCGGTCAACTCCGACGAGGTCCTCGACCACGTGCACGAGCGGACCGGTGTCCGGATCGAGGTGCTCGCGGGGGAGGACGAGGCCCGGCTGACCTTCCTCGCCGTACGCCGGTGGTTCGGCTGGTCCGCCGGTCGGTTGGCGGTCTTCGACATCGGGGGTGGCTCGCTCGAGATCGCGGGCGGCTCGGACGAGGCGCCCGACGTCGCGTGGTCGCTGCCGCTCGGTGCGGCCCGGCTGGCGCGCAGCTACTTCGGCGGTGCGCAGCCCGACGACGAGGCGATCCGCCAGCTCCGCAAGGAGATCCGCGCCGAGATCGCCCGCGACGCCGGCAACCTGCTGCGCGCCGGGCGCCCCGACCGCGCGGCCGCGTCGTCCAAGACCTTCCGCTCGCTGGCCCGCATCTGCGGCGCCGCCCCGTCCGGCGATGGCCCGCTGGTGCCGCGCTCGCTGGCGCTCGACGACCTGCGCGAGTGGATCCCGAAGCTGATCGCGTTCCCGCCCGAGGAGCTCGCGGACCTGCCCGGCGTCTCGCCCAGCCGCACCCACCAGATCGTGCCGGGCGCCCTGGTGGCCGAGGCCTGCATGGACATCTTCGACCTGACCGAGCTGGAGATCTGCCCTTGGGCGCTCCGCGAGGGCGTCATCCTGGAGCGCCTCGACCAGATCAGCGTGCTGGGCTAG
- the radA gene encoding DNA repair protein RadA produces MAKTPRPAFRCTECGWETGKWVGRCGECQAWGSVAEAAAPAVRAAASPVTRPAVPIGQVSVEDSSFRSSGVPELDRVLGGGLVPGAAILLAGEPGVGKSTLLLEVAAQTARYQHRTLYVTGEESASQVRLRADRTGGVHDELYLAAETDLGAVLTHIEEVRPTLLVVDSIQTIGASGIDGVPGGVTQVKEVAAALIRVAKTRNITVVLIGHVTKDGSIAGPRVLEHVVDVVLHFEGDRNSRFRMVRAMKNRFGPIDEVGCFDLSSEGIVAVTDPTGLFVENHHGRVAGTCVAVTMEGRRPLLAEVQALVTPSSAERPRRTTSGLDGSRVAMVLAVLQQHCGIRLHAHDVFASTVGGARLNEPASDLAVAVALASATFGMAAPVGVVTMGEIGLAGELRRVRDLPQRIAEAARLGFQLAVVPQEPGRSRSRSPESWTVDGMRVLDVPDVMAALRLLKVVRLKGDAQHPPPPTDGGYLRPVD; encoded by the coding sequence ATGGCCAAGACCCCTCGCCCCGCCTTCCGCTGCACCGAGTGCGGATGGGAGACCGGCAAGTGGGTCGGGCGCTGCGGCGAGTGCCAGGCGTGGGGCTCGGTCGCCGAGGCCGCCGCCCCCGCCGTGCGGGCCGCCGCCTCCCCCGTGACCCGTCCGGCCGTCCCGATCGGGCAGGTCTCGGTCGAGGACTCCTCCTTCCGCAGCAGCGGGGTCCCGGAGCTGGACCGCGTCCTCGGCGGCGGGCTGGTGCCCGGCGCCGCGATCCTGCTGGCCGGCGAGCCCGGCGTCGGCAAGAGCACCCTGCTGCTCGAGGTGGCCGCGCAGACCGCCCGCTACCAGCACCGCACGCTCTACGTCACCGGCGAGGAGTCCGCCTCCCAGGTGCGGCTGCGCGCCGACCGCACCGGCGGCGTCCACGACGAGCTCTACCTCGCCGCCGAGACCGACCTCGGCGCCGTCCTCACCCACATCGAGGAGGTCCGCCCGACGCTGCTGGTCGTCGACTCCATCCAGACCATCGGCGCCAGCGGCATCGACGGGGTGCCCGGCGGGGTCACCCAGGTCAAGGAGGTCGCCGCGGCGCTCATCCGGGTGGCCAAGACCCGCAACATCACCGTCGTGCTGATCGGCCACGTCACCAAGGACGGGTCGATCGCCGGCCCCCGGGTCCTCGAGCACGTGGTCGACGTCGTCCTGCACTTCGAGGGCGACCGCAACTCCCGCTTCCGGATGGTCCGGGCGATGAAGAACCGCTTCGGCCCGATCGACGAGGTCGGCTGCTTCGACCTCTCCTCCGAGGGCATCGTCGCGGTCACCGACCCCACCGGCCTCTTCGTCGAGAACCACCACGGCCGCGTCGCCGGCACCTGCGTGGCCGTCACGATGGAGGGCCGCCGCCCGCTGCTGGCCGAGGTGCAGGCGCTGGTCACCCCCAGCTCCGCCGAGCGCCCGCGCCGCACCACCTCGGGCCTCGACGGGTCCCGGGTGGCGATGGTGCTCGCCGTCCTCCAGCAGCACTGCGGCATCCGCCTGCACGCGCACGACGTCTTCGCCTCCACCGTCGGAGGGGCGCGCCTCAACGAGCCGGCCAGCGACCTCGCCGTCGCGGTCGCCCTGGCCTCCGCGACCTTCGGGATGGCCGCGCCGGTCGGCGTGGTCACCATGGGCGAGATCGGGCTGGCCGGCGAGCTGCGCCGGGTGCGCGACCTGCCGCAGCGCATCGCCGAGGCCGCCCGCCTCGGCTTCCAGCTCGCCGTGGTCCCGCAGGAGCCCGGCCGGAGCCGGTCGCGCTCCCCCGAGTCCTGGACCGTCGACGGCATGCGGGTCCTCGACGTCCCCGACGTGATGGCGGCCCTGCGGCTGCTCAAGGTCGTGCGGCTCAAGGGCGACGCCCAGCACCCGCCGCCTCCGACCGACGGCGGGTACCTCCGTCCCGTAGACTGA